The DNA window AATCCCGGCCATGGGTGCGAGAACGAGGTTGTTGGAAAGCTGAAGAGGACCGATTCTCATCTTCCCTGAAATTCGGGACCTCGGATTTAAAGCCCCGAGTGGAGAGCCAGAGAGGGCCTCCTGCCGGCCCGACCCTTCACTTCCGGAGTCCTTCCCAATGTCTCTTAATCGCCGAAATGGCCTCCTCAATCTTAAGGGGCTCTCCAAAATCGAGGCCCTCTCGTTTCAACCCTTTGAAAAGTTTCGTCAAAGTGGGCACTTCGAGATTGAAACTCTCCAAATCCTCCACCTTCCCGAAGATCTCTTCGGGCGTCCCCCTCTCTCCCAGGTCTCCGTGGCCATGCATCAGGTAGAGGATGTCCGCGACCTCCGGTACGAGGTCCACCTCATGAAGGGTCATGATAAAGGTGATCCCTTTCGACCTGTTTAAATCGTTCAGGAGGCCGATCAACTCCCTCCTGGAAAGGGGATCGAGCCCGGTGAAGGGCTCATCGAGGATCAGAAGCTCGGGTTCCAGGACCAGGGCGCCGGCCAAGGCAACCTTCTTCTTCTCTCCTCCCGAGAGGTAATGGACGATCTTGCCTTGGATCGGTCCAAGATTCAAAAGGTCGATGACCTTTTCCGCAAGCCTCTCGGCCTCTTTTCGTTTCATCCCATAATTGAGGGGGGAAAAGAGGATATCGTCATAGACCGTGGGTCCGAGGATCTGTTCATCCACGTCTTGCATCACCACCCCGATCCTCTCCCGAATCCTGAAAAATTCCTTTGCCGGGTCGATCCCTAAAACTCTCACGCTCCCTTCCCTCGGGACCAGGATGCCTAAGAGATGCTTAAGGAGGGTCGTCTTTCCACAGCCGTTCGATCCGAGGATCGCCACCCGCTCCCCCCGATTGACGACGAAGTCGAGACCGCAGATCTGGACTTTGGTCCGGTCCGGATAGACATGGGTGATACAATCGACCTGAATCAATCGTTCCCCTCGGGGCATCCTCTCAGGCTCCTCGATGACGGATCTTGTGCCGAAACCCGCGGATCACCATCGCCTCATACATCTTTTCGCTCTCGTCGATCCCTTTGAGAATGAGATGGCCCAAGGCATGGGCGATATTGTGCAAGCTCCTCAGAGGATGCCTCCACCGTATCCCGCCTCGGAGGTAAAGGGAATGATGGGTCTCCTCGAGCACCTTCAAAAGGAGAAAGGTGGAGCGGTAGGTCAGAAAGAGGGCGGTGACGAAGAGGGACGGGAGGAACCGTTCGAGGGTTGCGAAGATCATCGGGTACGGGGTGCTTGCCAGCAGGAGGACGACGCCGGTCGACCCGGAAAGGACCTTCAAGAAGACCAGGAGGACGAATCGGAGCTGAAAGTCGGAGAGGAAGAGGAAGAGGGTTGCGAAGAGGAGGGGGTAGAGGGTGAGGGGAAAGAGTTTCAGGGGAAGGCGACAGGCGAAGAAGAGGCCGAGGAGAAGGCCATAGAGGAGGAAAAGACCTAAAGGATCCTTCAGGAGGACCACGCCGCTTAAGACGGCGAGCAGGCCTGAGATCTTCAGCAAGGGAGAGCGACGATGAAGAAAACCCCTTCCTTCGACCGCCAGATAATCGAGGTAAGAGAGTTGAATCATGAGCTCTTCACTCCAGCTTCAACAGGTCCGGCCTCAACCGATGGAGATATCGCAAGATCAGGGTGGTGAGGACTCCCTCCAGGCACCACCCGATGAGGCTCAGGGGGAGGAGAAGGGCGATGAACCGTTCGAAATGGACCGCTTCACCCTTTTCTCCCCTCCCGTGGAGGTCGTCATGTCCTTTGAGGAGTTTGAACTCAAAGAGTCCATGGGCCTCGCCTCGATGGAGCAGCTCCTCGTAATGAGAAAGGCCAAGCCTCACCACGCCGACCATCGAAAAGGTAGATAGGCAGAGGGCGAGAAAGGTGGCGAGGAATGCGGCCGGGGTGAGCCTTCGCCACATCTTCCATAACAGTCTAAAGAAGAGGTACCCCCCTATCCCTTCGATCGAGAGGATGAGCGTGTTCAACCCGATCACCGTCACCCCGCCATGGCCAAAAAGGGCCAGAATGACGTTGACGACGAAGGTCGCCAAGAAGATGAGGGAAGGACCCAAGAGAATCCCCGAGACGACCATCAGATTGACATGGTAGGCGATGGGGACGATCTCCACCGAAGCGCCGAGGACCATCGTGGCCGCCATCATCCCCAGCAGGGGAAGCCTCCGGCCGAGCACCTCCTTGTTCCTCCTCCGAACGAGGATAAATCCCATCAGGATCGCAAGAATAAATCCCGAGGCCCACAACCACACGGGCAGAATCCCGTCGGGAAGATGAATATGGGACATGACCCTCTCTCCTCAGAGCCCCTTCGAGAAATCCCCCGTCTGATCTCATTTCAGGGGCTTGGGGAAGGTCCGGTTTTCACCCCTGAGCTTGGGGCGGACCCTTGCAGGCCTGACAGAATCCATAAAAATTCAGTTCGTGGTCCGTCACCTCATAACCGGTGGTTTCGGCCACCCGCTTCGACCAGTCGGAAATCTCGCAAAGTTCGATGTCGACCACCTCTCCACATCCTTTGCAGACGACGTGGTGGTGGTGCTGCTCCGTCTCGCAGAATTTATACCTGACGCTCGAACCTTCGACGATCCGGAACACGATGCCGAGGGATTCGAAGAGATCGAGACAACGATAGACCGAGGTGAGCCCCACCCTTCTCCTCTTCTTCAGCAGACCTCGATAGACTTCCAGTGGGCTCAACGGTGCCTTAGAAGCTGAAAGCTCTTCGAAGACGAAAAGCCTGGGCCGGCTCATCCTCAACCTCTTTTCGGAAGAGATCGTCTTTAAAACCTCTTTTGCCATAATAAGTTAGGAGAAGAATGAAAAATTTTTCATTTAAATCTAAACCCCTTCCCTCCTTTTGTCAAGGCGTGTGGGAGCCCATCGGCCAAAGGACGATTGAAGCCATTGTTACGGGGAGGAAAACCGATCGAGGAAGGGGCTAACTTCCCTTTTTTTCTTCGATCTTTCCGGTCAGTTTACCGATCCAGTCCATGAGGCGATCGATCACTGTGGGACCCTTCACCTTCAGAGTGGTCTCGGCGCTCAGGGGAGAGAGCATGCTATTGACCCTCACCTTGTAATCCCCTGTGGGAATCGGGGGCTGGCTGATGACCACCACCGGTTCGAACCTCTCGTTGGGGACGATATCCGCTTTCAAGATCTCCATGGCCTTGGTCAACTTGGCGATGGGCGATTTCCCCAGTTCCGCCCTGAAGGTCCCGTCGGGCTGGATATTGGCCTCTGCCACGATGGCCTTCGTCTCTTGTGGACCGTGGAGGGAGATGAAGATGGAATCCCCCGGCTTAAATCCCGATCCTTCGAAGACGATCACCGTATCCATCAGCTTGGCCACTCCCAAGCGGATCGACCCGGGATGGACAACCACCTGCGGACCGCTGAGGGTCCGATCGAGGGTGTTGGGCGTATTGGAACATCCGGCCAAAAGGATAAAGAGAACGAACCCCCAAAAACCCCAATTCCTCCGCTTTGTATTCTCCATCATCGTTCCCCCCCTTTTTCCCTCTTTCGTCCGATTTTCACACGACTGCCTCCAGCAGACCCTGCACCATCGCTTTGGCTTCCGACTCCGAAAGACAGTATCTCACCTCGGCAAATCTCTTCCGGAACCGGACCACCTCCTCGGCCACCGACCGACCATAAAGGATCACCTCGGCCAACAACTCGGCCAATTGTCCGAAGTCCTCCTCCTTCATCCCGAAACGGGTCATCTCCTGAACCCCCATCCTCAGACAGCTGGCCGCAGTGAAGGCCTCGTCGTCAGGGGCGGCCTGGTAGTTGACGATGATGTTGTTCCGCTCCAGCTGCTCGGCCACGACAGGTCCTTTCCCATAACCGACCCGGACGATCACCTGATGGGTCTCGGTGTATCCTTTTTCCGGATCGCCCTCCACCATGATCCCCTGTTCCCTCAGGGACCGCGCAAAGGCCTTCGCATTGGAGAGAACCGCCTTCTGATACTCTTCCTTAAAGGCGTTCATCTCGTAAGCGGCCATGAGCAATCCCAAGAGGGTCCCGAGGTGGTGATTGCTGACACTGCCCGGAAAGACCCTTCGGACAATGGCCTCCCAGAGGTCTTCGTAAGGCGTCCCTTCGGACATGTTGCTTCCGATCACTCCCCGCTGGGGACCGAAGAAGGTCTTGTGGGTCGACCCGGTGACGAGATCTGCCCCCTCTTCGAAGGGCTCCTGAAAATAGGGCCCGATCAACCCGAGCACATGGGCCATATCGTAGTGGATGATCGGCCTCGGCTTCAGGGTTGAGGCCATCCGGACGATCTCCCTCACGGGCTCTCGGTAAATGACCATGCTCTTTCCGAGGATGATCAATTCGGGTTTATGGACATCGATCAACTCCTCCGTCTTGACGAGGTCGATCTGATAGGGATCGTCCTTCAGCACGGGAAAAGGGACGACCGAAGGCCGCTCGGTCAAGGGATCGATGGCGACGAAATCCCTGAGCGCGCCCATGGGCTGGGCGCTGAGATGCCCTCCTCTCCCGAGATGGTGATTCATCACCTTCCGGATCCTTCGAGGCTCGCTCTTTCGGTCGAACCGATTGAGGAAGTCCACGATGCCGCTGAAGACGGCGGTGTTGGCCATCTGGCCGCTGATCACCCTCACCTCGACCTCGGAACATCCGAGGAAACGGCGCATCTCCTCAACGAGCAAGGCTTCCACCTCTGCGATCAGTCTCGTCCCTTGGTAATAGAAGATGTCCCTCTCCCCCAGGGCCTTCACCACCCGGTGCTCCCCGTAGCGGTGCGAGGGGTCCATGATGGTGAGAAGCCTGACCAGAGGCGAAACCGTCTGCTCCGAGGGGATAAGGTTGATCGTCTCTTTCTGGCGCCAACGGGTGTTGTCGATCGCCTTTTCGACCAACCGCTTGGCCCGCGTTCTGAAATCCCTTTCGGCCTCTCCCCGGGCCTGGGTCTTTTTGGAAAGCAGGATGGGACGGGCATAAGGAGGAGCCTCTCCGGAGAGGTGTTTCTCCACGATAGCCCCCTCAAACGTCTTTCCTTTCTGTCGGATCTCCACCTTCTGTCCCGCTTCAAACTCGGCATCGATATAGGCCAATCCGATCGCCCTCATCCCTCTGTCTTCCGTAGGTCTGGAGAGGATCCCCTCGTCCGAGAAATGCCAGTATGGGATCAGCGTCCCGCTGGTCACAAAACCGACGCTCCGGCCGTCGATCGTGACCTCTGCGCCCGGCCTTGCGATGGCCTGTCTGCCCTCCCCACCACAGACCGCGAAGGGGACGATCCTCCTCGGGACGGCCTGTTTCTCGCGGGGAGGAAGGAGCTGCCCTTCTGCCCTCGCCTTCAACTCCTCGAACTGCCTTCGGAGGGCAGCCCTGCCGATGAACTCCCCCTTCAGGGGAGAGAAGCTGACGGCCAGACCCGCCGAATAGACGGCGAAGATGGGAATCTCTTTCCCCTCCTGGTCCGTCCCCAGTTCGTGCCCATAGAGGGGAAGGCCCGCCTCGATCCTCAGGGTATCCCTTGCCCCCAACCCCACAGGCACGATCCCCTCTCGCTCTCCCGCGGCAAGGATGGCCTCCCAGATCATCCTGATCTTCTCGCTCTCGGAAAAGAGTTCGAAGCAGATCGGCTCTCCCGTATATCCGGTCCGCGAGATGGTGACCGCCACCCGAACCCCCTCGATCTCGCAGACCCTCAACCGGTTTCTCCAGGGATCGGGAAGCTTCGAATGGCTTTCGATGACGAGCTTCTCGAGCACCCTCTTCGTCGAGGGACCCTGGAGGGCAATCATCCCCATCGCTTCGCTCCGATCTTCGAGAACCACCCCTCGAAACCGCCTCTTATGTTCGATGAGCCAGTTCCAGTCCCTCGTGTGATTGGCGGCGTTGACCACCAGAAGGTATCTCGACTCCGAGGGAAGGTTCCCCATGTCGAGCCGGTAGAGATAGGCATCGTCGATGGCCTCGCCCCATTCGTTCTGGATCAAGGTGTACTGGGCCATGCCGTGCTCCAGGGCCAGGACGTTGTTCGTCAGGACCTGCTGAAGAAAAGGGATGGCCTCCTCTCCGTAGATCAGGAAGCGCCCCATATGGGAGATATCAAAGAGCCCCCCGTATTTCCGGGTCGCCAGGTGCTCCTCGATGATCCCCCCCGGATAGGAGATGGGCATCTCCCAACCCGCAAATTCCGCCATCTGCGCCCCGTGTTCCTTATGCCAAGCATGGAGGGGGGTGCGTTTCAATTCTTTTCCCATGGGTTCATCCTTTCTGTCCCGGTCTTCGATGCCTCTCTCTAACACATTTATCGACAGGGATCATTCCCCGATGATCTTCACCAGGACCCGCTTCCTCCTCCTTCCATCAAACTCGCCATAAAAGATCTGCTCCCAGGGGCCCAAATCGAGCCTCCCCTCGGTCACGGCCACGACGACCTCCCTGCCCATCACCTGCCTCTTCAAATGGGCATCCGCATTGTCCTCTCCGATGTTGTGCCGGTACTGCCTCACCGGCTCATGAGGCGCCAGCCTCTCAAGCCAGACCTCGAAATCGTGATGAAGGCCGGGCTCGTCGTCGTTGATGAAGACGGAGGCCGTAATGTGCATCGCATTGACGAGGACCAACCCTTCGCGAATCCCGCTCTCCCGGAGGCAGGTGGCGACCTCCGGGGTGATGTTGATAAAGGCCCTCCGCGTGGGCACCTCGAACCAGAGCTCCTTCCGGTAGGACTTCATTCCAGCCTCCTTTCGATTCGAAGTCGGTTGAGGATCTCGAGGATCTTCGGAAGGGCCTCGGTGGCCGCTTTTTCTCCCTCCAAGATCGCCTCGTGTCTCTTCGAGAAGTCGGCAGACCCGATGTAGCCCACCTTCGGCCGAATCACCACATCGGCCTGCGACAGTTGAATTGCGGCCAGCTTCGAATACATGATGGTGATCGACTGAAGGAGCGTTTCGATCGTGTGCGTAGGGGGGGTCCGCTCCGAACTGGCCGAGATGTCCACGGCGATGACCACATCCGCCCCCAGTCGCCTGGCCGCCTCAACGGCCACGGGGCTGACCACCCCGCCATCGACATAGAATCTTTCCCCGATCTTGACCGGTCTGAAAACCCCGGGGATGGCACAGCTGGCCCTCACCGCCTGGCCGGTGTTTCCTTTGCCAAAGACGGTCTCCTGACCGCTCTGGATCTCCGTGGCCACGGCATAAAAAGGGATCTTCAACCTCTCCATCGGCGTATGCTTCACCGTGCGGTTGACGAACTCTTCCAGTTTGTCTCCTCGGATGAACCCGTTCTCGGGCAAGACGAGGTCCACGATATCCTTCTGCTCAATCGTAAAGGACAACCTTTGGAGGTCAAAACCGCTAAGCCCATAGGCGTAGAAACTTCCGACCACACTGCCCACGCTCGTTCCGACGATCAGATGGACGGGGACCTTGTTCGTCTCGAGGACCTTGAGCACCCCGACATGGGCAAATCCCTTGGAGGCCCCCGCCCCCAAGACCAGGGCGATCTTAGCCGGCCTGGGGAGGGGTTCGACCACCGGGGGAGGTTGGGTCTCCCTCACCGTGCAGGCCATCAGACATAGGAGAAATATCCCTGACGAGAAATAGATGAATCGCTTCATTTCCGATTTCCTCACCTCCGCGGCCTTTTTAAGACATCCACCCTCCAGGCCCGATTCCATGGCCAGAGGTCTCTTTAAAAGATTCGTTCAAAAATATATCACTGCGGGGGGAATTAGCAAGGCCTCTTTAGGGGAGGAGGGGTTAAGAGAATCGGAGGCCGACCGATGCGAGCATCTCGGAGGCATGGAAGGAACTTCTCACGAAGGGGCCCGAGGCCACCGCCCGAAAACCCATCTCCATGCCCATCTGTCGATACCGTTCGAACTCCTCAGGAGGGAGATACCTCCTAACGGGGAGACGGTCGATACGGGGCTGGAGATACTGGCCGATGGTCAGGAGGTCGCATCCCGCCTCCCGGAGATCTCTCATCACGTCCCGAACCTCTTCGGGTCTCTCCCCCAGGCCGAGCATGAGGCCCGATTTGGTGAGGATTTGAGGAGAGAGGTCTTTTGATCGATTCAATAGGCAAAGAGAGCGCCCGTAGTCGGCCTGCGGTCGGACCATGGGATAAAGCCGGGGGACGGTCTCGAGATTGTGATTGAGGACATCGGGCGAGGCCCCGAGCACCCGCTCGAGGGAAGAGAGGTCTCCCCGAAAATCCGGGATGAGGACTTCGACGCCGATGGCAGGGTCCTTCCTCCGGATCGCCTCGATCGTCCTCGCAAAGAAAGAGGCCCCCCCGTCTGGCAGGTCGTCGCGGGTGACGGAGGTGATGACCGCATAGCGGAGGCCCATCTGGGCCACGGCCTGGGCAACCCGCTCGGGCTCGTCTTCTTCCGGAGGAGAGGGGATGCCGTGACGAATCGCACAGAACCCACAGTCCCTCGTGCAGATCTCCCCCAGGATCAAAAACGTGGCGGTGCCCTGTGAAAAGCATTCGCCGAGGTTGGGACAGCGGGCCTCCTCGCAGACCGTGTGAAGAGCGGTCCTCTCAAGAAGGCCTTTCACCTTCAGAAGATCCGGATAGGGAGGAAGTCGCTTCTTCAGCCAAGGGGGTTTGACCATGGGCGATGGCCTCAGCCTATCGTTTGGGGTGTAAGGGTCTGGGGAGGTGAAGCGCCAAGCCCTCCGCATCCAGACAGGCCTCCCTCAGCGCCTCCGGAAGGGTGGGATGGGCCTGGATGAATTGGGCGGCCTCCCTCAGCTTCCTTCCCAACATCGCCGAAGCCCAGGAGACGAGAAGGGTCGCCTCTGGGCCGACGATGTGGATCCCGAGGATCTCTCCTCCCTCGCGGTCTGCGACCACCTTGATCAGGCCATCGGTCTCTCCGGAAAGGACGGCTTTCGGATTGGACCGGAAAGGAAAGCGGCCGATCTTGACCTCTCCCCTCTTTTTGGCCTCGGCCTCGGTCAAACCGATGGAGGCCACCTCGGGAAGGCTGAAGATACAGAGGGGTATGGGAGGCGATTCCCACTCCCTCGGAAGCCCCAGGGCATGTTCGGC is part of the Thermodesulfobacteriota bacterium genome and encodes:
- the lipA gene encoding lipoyl synthase, translated to MVKPPWLKKRLPPYPDLLKVKGLLERTALHTVCEEARCPNLGECFSQGTATFLILGEICTRDCGFCAIRHGIPSPPEEDEPERVAQAVAQMGLRYAVITSVTRDDLPDGGASFFARTIEAIRRKDPAIGVEVLIPDFRGDLSSLERVLGASPDVLNHNLETVPRLYPMVRPQADYGRSLCLLNRSKDLSPQILTKSGLMLGLGERPEEVRDVMRDLREAGCDLLTIGQYLQPRIDRLPVRRYLPPEEFERYRQMGMEMGFRAVASGPFVRSSFHASEMLASVGLRFS
- a CDS encoding energy-coupling factor ABC transporter permease, which gives rise to MSHIHLPDGILPVWLWASGFILAILMGFILVRRRNKEVLGRRLPLLGMMAATMVLGASVEIVPIAYHVNLMVVSGILLGPSLIFLATFVVNVILALFGHGGVTVIGLNTLILSIEGIGGYLFFRLLWKMWRRLTPAAFLATFLALCLSTFSMVGVVRLGLSHYEELLHRGEAHGLFEFKLLKGHDDLHGRGEKGEAVHFERFIALLLPLSLIGWCLEGVLTTLILRYLHRLRPDLLKLE
- a CDS encoding transcriptional repressor gives rise to the protein MAKEVLKTISSEKRLRMSRPRLFVFEELSASKAPLSPLEVYRGLLKKRRRVGLTSVYRCLDLFESLGIVFRIVEGSSVRYKFCETEQHHHHVVCKGCGEVVDIELCEISDWSKRVAETTGYEVTDHELNFYGFCQACKGPPQAQG
- the gcvT gene encoding glycine cleavage system aminomethyltransferase GcvT: MGKELKRTPLHAWHKEHGAQMAEFAGWEMPISYPGGIIEEHLATRKYGGLFDISHMGRFLIYGEEAIPFLQQVLTNNVLALEHGMAQYTLIQNEWGEAIDDAYLYRLDMGNLPSESRYLLVVNAANHTRDWNWLIEHKRRFRGVVLEDRSEAMGMIALQGPSTKRVLEKLVIESHSKLPDPWRNRLRVCEIEGVRVAVTISRTGYTGEPICFELFSESEKIRMIWEAILAAGEREGIVPVGLGARDTLRIEAGLPLYGHELGTDQEGKEIPIFAVYSAGLAVSFSPLKGEFIGRAALRRQFEELKARAEGQLLPPREKQAVPRRIVPFAVCGGEGRQAIARPGAEVTIDGRSVGFVTSGTLIPYWHFSDEGILSRPTEDRGMRAIGLAYIDAEFEAGQKVEIRQKGKTFEGAIVEKHLSGEAPPYARPILLSKKTQARGEAERDFRTRAKRLVEKAIDNTRWRQKETINLIPSEQTVSPLVRLLTIMDPSHRYGEHRVVKALGERDIFYYQGTRLIAEVEALLVEEMRRFLGCSEVEVRVISGQMANTAVFSGIVDFLNRFDRKSEPRRIRKVMNHHLGRGGHLSAQPMGALRDFVAIDPLTERPSVVPFPVLKDDPYQIDLVKTEELIDVHKPELIILGKSMVIYREPVREIVRMASTLKPRPIIHYDMAHVLGLIGPYFQEPFEEGADLVTGSTHKTFFGPQRGVIGSNMSEGTPYEDLWEAIVRRVFPGSVSNHHLGTLLGLLMAAYEMNAFKEEYQKAVLSNAKAFARSLREQGIMVEGDPEKGYTETHQVIVRVGYGKGPVVAEQLERNNIIVNYQAAPDDEAFTAASCLRMGVQEMTRFGMKEEDFGQLAELLAEVILYGRSVAEEVVRFRKRFAEVRYCLSESEAKAMVQGLLEAVV
- a CDS encoding energy-coupling factor ABC transporter ATP-binding protein, with product MPRGERLIQVDCITHVYPDRTKVQICGLDFVVNRGERVAILGSNGCGKTTLLKHLLGILVPREGSVRVLGIDPAKEFFRIRERIGVVMQDVDEQILGPTVYDDILFSPLNYGMKRKEAERLAEKVIDLLNLGPIQGKIVHYLSGGEKKKVALAGALVLEPELLILDEPFTGLDPLSRRELIGLLNDLNRSKGITFIMTLHEVDLVPEVADILYLMHGHGDLGERGTPEEIFGKVEDLESFNLEVPTLTKLFKGLKREGLDFGEPLKIEEAISAIKRHWEGLRK
- a CDS encoding secondary thiamine-phosphate synthase enzyme YjbQ → MKSYRKELWFEVPTRRAFINITPEVATCLRESGIREGLVLVNAMHITASVFINDDEPGLHHDFEVWLERLAPHEPVRQYRHNIGEDNADAHLKRQVMGREVVVAVTEGRLDLGPWEQIFYGEFDGRRRKRVLVKIIGE
- a CDS encoding patatin-like phospholipase family protein, with the protein product MESGLEGGCLKKAAEVRKSEMKRFIYFSSGIFLLCLMACTVRETQPPPVVEPLPRPAKIALVLGAGASKGFAHVGVLKVLETNKVPVHLIVGTSVGSVVGSFYAYGLSGFDLQRLSFTIEQKDIVDLVLPENGFIRGDKLEEFVNRTVKHTPMERLKIPFYAVATEIQSGQETVFGKGNTGQAVRASCAIPGVFRPVKIGERFYVDGGVVSPVAVEAARRLGADVVIAVDISASSERTPPTHTIETLLQSITIMYSKLAAIQLSQADVVIRPKVGYIGSADFSKRHEAILEGEKAATEALPKILEILNRLRIERRLE